In Candidatus Poribacteria bacterium, a single window of DNA contains:
- a CDS encoding addiction module protein, whose protein sequence is MKNIMEMDPIEALELLNILVNDQIFAARERLIVLLNEPSSAENRQKLETEFREFYCGYESLAFFLETYEEDPLEGLPLHTSLSKKLKRHREYILANRQTTLEERMSRRAGAYMNSDPMPEKKISELPSDEYRKLLRMLVSLELFSVREGFLALLEQNAPLTELDVAFREFFVAYELLELALEEYHYDPDEGLEMRPEFLEELDQRIADYEAGKAKLIPADEVFKKLGID, encoded by the coding sequence ATGAAAAATATTATGGAGATGGATCCCATTGAAGCTCTTGAGTTACTAAATATCCTTGTGAACGATCAGATTTTCGCGGCGCGCGAGCGGCTCATAGTGTTGCTCAACGAACCCTCTTCCGCTGAGAACAGACAGAAACTTGAGACGGAGTTCCGTGAATTCTATTGTGGTTATGAAAGTCTCGCATTCTTTCTTGAAACGTACGAAGAGGACCCATTGGAGGGACTGCCGCTGCACACATCACTATCGAAAAAATTAAAGCGGCACCGTGAATACATCCTCGCCAATCGGCAGACGACCCTCGAAGAGCGGATGTCCAGACGCGCTGGTGCTTACATGAACAGCGATCCGATGCCGGAAAAGAAAATCTCGGAGCTGCCATCAGACGAATATAGAAAACTGTTACGCATGCTCGTGAGTTTGGAACTTTTCTCGGTGCGCGAAGGTTTCCTCGCGTTGCTGGAGCAGAATGCCCCTCTTACCGAATTAGATGTCGCGTTTCGAGAGTTTTTCGTCGCCTACGAACTCTTGGAACTTGCATTGGAAGAGTATCATTATGATCCTGATGAGGGATTGGAAATGCGTCCTGAGTTCCTTGAAGAGTTAGATCAACGTATAGCTGATTACGAAGCCGGAAAGGCGAAACTAATTCCGGCGGATGAAGTGTTCAAGAAATTAGGGATAGATTAA